The Gossypium hirsutum isolate 1008001.06 chromosome D06, Gossypium_hirsutum_v2.1, whole genome shotgun sequence genome contains the following window.
ATGCTGTTAATGGTCTTGAGAAGTTAACTTTCAGTGTTATAAACATGGATAAAGCTGCCCATATGCCACGGAGAAAATTTGAGCTTCATGTGGGCTAAGCCTTGCCTGAATGCCTGAATGCTTATCGCATTATCTATCTAGCATAATCGTAATTAAATATAGTTTAAAACTGAGCATGGAACTATTTTAAATTTGTGTGTCACAAGTCCAGTCATATGGGCAGTGGTTGCTCTTGAAATCCCTGGCCTGGATATAGTACAGCCAGTGGAAACCACAATAGCTGTTGGGAATATATTCATGTTGAAACCAACTTGTGCTGGTTTAATGGCCATATTAAAATGGCTTCCCAGCATCAATAGAACTTGCATGTTTACTTTCTCCAAGAACTTTATTTTCAGTAAGGGTTTGCTTATTTTTTGTTTTCGTGATTGACAGCAAAAGAAGAGGAAGATGGTTGCATCAGCATTTGGGGAGGATGAAACCGGTGGGCGTCAGACTCGCCTCACAGTAGAAGACTTGGAATACTTGTTCATGGCATGATGTGTCACTTTTATAGCTACATCAGTAATTGGCATTAGCAAAACTGGCGGTGCATAGACTTGCATCCCAGGGTCCCGTGCATCATGTTGGGGATGGACAGTCGGATCTCCCACTTCTTCCTGTAGAACACCATTTCACAACCCGTCTTCCCTGCCTAGCAGATGCTATGACAGGCAAGGGGCAAGGCTTTTTGAACAGACGCTGTTAATAGTAGGAGAATTCTCATACCACATAGTCACAAAAGGaaagttaaatttgttttgttGGTCATTGATAGTTCTCAAACCTCACATCACCTATGACATTGTATATGGATATAGGGATAGGGCTCTTCCAAAGATGGTATAGGGTTGGAACCGGGCTATTCTTTTAGTTATGTAAATGATAGgtcccctatttttatttttcttattcttttcgaAGATACAGAAACTGAAATTTGTAGCATCATCGGTCATTTTGAGTATACTATTTATGGCCCTGCAGTGTATTCATTCATTAATGTGAAAACTTGATTATTGCGAATTAGAACCCTATGCTTTATCCCTGTACTACTTGTTACATTCGTTTTTCAGAATATCCGAATATGATGATAGCATTTAAgtttattgaaattgaattgcaaATCCTCGTCAACATAATGTTGTTCCAATGAGACAGCGTAAATTAAACCAGTTTAGATCTTTGTGTTACATCTATCATCCAACCAAGACAATATATCAGTACGAACAATCTCAATGTTTTCATCAGGTTCACCAAACAACAAGGAATGCCACATCCCTTCATAGATCTTCAAGGTCTTGTCTTGACTGGATGCTTCCTTGTACAAAGTCCGACTCACTTCCGGATCCGTGACAACATCTGCACTCCCATGGACTACTAGGAATGGGATACTTACATCACGCAGTTTTTCACTCAAAAGCTGAGTCACTCTCAAGAGTTCAACAACTGTCCCCAATCTGGGTTTCCCTCTGTATCTGACTGGGTTCTTGTTCCCAACAATCTTCTTTTCTTCTACTTTGATTGATTTGTGCAGAAGATCTTCGGTTGGTACAATGGCTAAAGTGGGCAAGAAATTGGAGATAAAAGTGAGGGCTTGAGGAATTGGCCATCTGGGTCTAACCTTGTCTGAGATTTTGCACATGGGCGCTACCAAAACAGCTCCTTGGAACCCATTTGGATCAGCAAAATGAACCAACAAACAAAGGGCACCACCCATTGATTCTCCATAAAGGAAACAAGGTAAAGCACCAAAGTTAGGATCTTGCTTGATGAGATTGAAGAAGGAGAGACAGTCTTGGACAACCAAATCAACATGTGGGACATAGCCTCTAAGGCCTTGAGACCTCCCATGGCCTTCCATGTCAAGGGCAAAGCAGGCAAACCCTTTCTGAGCAAGGAAGATTGATGTGGACTGGAAAGTCCAACTTATATCATTGCCATACCCATGGATCACAAAGATGATGCCACGTGGAGGGCCAGAGAGTGGAAGCCATGATCTTGTGAAGAGAAAGAGGCCTCTTGGTGAAGTGTAGAACGATTTTGACCCTTTGATTCCTTGCAGCCTGTAATACTCTTCCTCTGAGATGTCGCCCCAGTAATGAAGGTTTTCTTCTTGTTCCACCATCCTTGGAGAAGAAGTTGAGTAGATCAGATCGTTTTGGGCGTCTGCTTttgattggtaaatagttttgTGGCTGGTCATTTAAAGAGGTTTCTTTATTCTAAGGGTTGGACTAGTGGTTGAGTTGGGCTACCAAGAGATAGGCTTTCTTCCTCTTTTCACCTTCGGCTTCATCGTAgatttgtatataaattatacattttttcccatctttgtggtattaaattttttttttcttcaagcacctccattttctttttaaatgctTAACTTAAAAATTGGTGCTAAACTATGTGgtagatttatatttttttttttgttaaaagtaaTTTTAGGGATGAGGGTTTGAATTCTATTTGAATAGCATTGCCACCAAAACCCAAGTTtaataaatttaaggaaaaaaaagcatttatagaaaattgaaaaagtgaagatgatataaaagtaaaataatgttaAACAACTGATATATACAGTTTGATAGTTATATCCGAATTAAATGTTATTTATTCCAATCCATAAATAAAAACTAACTTAATACTGAGAAATATCTTGACGTGGAAACGTAAGAACTTTG
Protein-coding sequences here:
- the LOC107900631 gene encoding caffeoylshikimate esterase, giving the protein MTSHKTIYQSKADAQNDLIYSTSSPRMVEQEENLHYWGDISEEEYYRLQGIKGSKSFYTSPRGLFLFTRSWLPLSGPPRGIIFVIHGYGNDISWTFQSTSIFLAQKGFACFALDMEGHGRSQGLRGYVPHVDLVVQDCLSFFNLIKQDPNFGALPCFLYGESMGGALCLLVHFADPNGFQGAVLVAPMCKISDKVRPRWPIPQALTFISNFLPTLAIVPTEDLLHKSIKVEEKKIVGNKNPVRYRGKPRLGTVVELLRVTQLLSEKLRDVSIPFLVVHGSADVVTDPEVSRTLYKEASSQDKTLKIYEGMWHSLLFGEPDENIEIVRTDILSWLDDRCNTKI